The Anguilla rostrata isolate EN2019 chromosome 2, ASM1855537v3, whole genome shotgun sequence genome contains the following window.
TGGGCTACTTTGAAAAGACCTTTGGTAAATCTGATCATTAGTTGTACGTATACACTGTCTCATCTACATGTTCTTTATAATGACAAAGAACGTTGTTTTGTATTATTCACCTAGTTATAAATATATGTCTTAATTTTGCGAATTGTCTTACCTCTGTCTTATGCTCTTCTGCCTTCCCCTATGTTCCAGTTGTGGTGTTCCCATTCTTCCCCCCACTAGTGGGCTTGATTCATTTTGGGATCCATTGCCTTGCACTGTCATCTGCGTCGGACCATTTCTGACAGAAGGTGTCTCAGGAAGGGCCAGTGACTCACTGCTGCCCCCGATCCTTGTGAAGTCCTGGTAACTCGAACAACGCCTGGAAAAAAGAAGGTCAACGCAAGGTCAGTTTAAATATTCTCATCAAATCATGCCAGATTTAAGAAGGCAAAGTGAGTAGCTAGGAGTCTTGAGTTACCTGTTTAGGGAGCCCTCCATTTCCATGTTGGCTGATTGACTGAGAGCTCTAACCCAGCCCAGCATGTCCTCTTGGGTGTCAGCACTGAAGACATAGGAACGCATTCCCTGGTGCACTGCCTGGAAAACAGCTCACATGATTCTGCATGTACAAACTGACTGACAGCACATAACAGTACATACAGGCTTTGGAGCTGAGAAAGACTAAGAGATACGGCATGGATGTTATAATCGAGAAACACTGATGCTAAAATAATGTCTTTGTAAAGTTTACCCTTGGATGGCTTGTACGCTACAGGGCACTAGCACTGAGTCGGAAAGAGACGCCTGTCAGACAATAAGCCTGGCAGTGGAAGCCAGACAAATTAGCGCACTTAACCCAGAGAGGTATCTCCTTGAGTACGGCAGAATGATTGGACGTGGCCAGCAGCGAGAACAATGATGGCAATGCGAAATGAAATGAGAGATGTTCCATGTTGGTGAGCACAATTCCTTTTACTTACTTTAAAGGCATATTTTCTGTGCTTGCATTCACGAGGAGCGCAGAAGAGAATATTGTAGCTGGGGAGAGGAATACTACCCAAAACAGACTCCTCCCTGCTGTCTGAGAAAGAGGGCAAGAAAAGAGAAATAGTACATTATTTCCATGTCAACTAGGAGTCATTTAACACACGAGATGCATTCATTAGGCACAACACAATAGCCTTCATATCttgttttatctatttattcaaaatgatcTACATTTTCTATATGTTCTACAATTTATTCCAGTTGTTGCATACAAGAAGACACGCATAGTTACCTTtgtaataaaaaagacaaaagtcaGACAAGACAAACCATCTTCTTTTCCACAGCTTTAGTCCTGAGCTGTCCTGGAAATAGACATTGCATGTATGACCataacattcaaaataatgcaGGGGAGCAAACATACCACTGAATTAGCTTTTCAGTATTACTGCAGATTAGTACTGGCATAGCATTAAACCTTTTATCAGTGTAGCGCATATTTTGGACGACTGGCTGGTGGTGTACCTGTTTGTATAGCCAACCTCTGATCACCACCGGACAGTTAGGGTCTCTCTTCACAGCTCTGGCTCTCTTGCCAAAAGTCTGCACTTTACCATCACTGCCCTGCAGGGAACAGGTAGAactcaaaatcacacaaaaaccaAGAAAGGCATGGATAGGGTAATTCTGGTATTGTGAGAGACATGGAGAAATGTAATATGAACATTAAGAAAGACATGGAGAAATGCAACTGACACTGTGAAAGATGAAGTGATtgagaaacacagacactgtgAGACACATGGAGAAATGTAACTCCTGACACTGTGAAAAATGCAATGACTGAGTAACCCAGACACTATGAGTCATTGGGAAAAATGTATCTCTGACACTGTGAAAGATTCAATAATTTAGTAACAGAGACACTGAGTAACATGGAGAAATGTAACTGACCCTGACACTGTGAAAGACATGACACAGGGAACACTGACACTGTGATGGGCATTGCTGACACACGGCTGTCATGGAAACAAACCTTGCCATGGACAGGAAAAGCAGAGATTGTGGCCAGACTAGAAGCCTGGCTTACTCTATCCTGCTCATTcattctgtgagagagagagagagagagagagagagagagagagagagagatcaaatCAAAGATCACATTTGTGTAGCGGTTCAAAGAACTTTATTTCAGTCTTATTTTCGAGATTTctaatgcattattttcatgTACACTTGACCATACAGAATATCctacaaaattaaatgtatatttgtaatgCAAAGAATACTGTAGCCAACTACATTGCATTCAAAAAGTCTGGGAGggcagaaatgaataaaaagcatGTCCCAAATACATCTCAAACAAAGAATATTCAATGTAAAAGACTACATTATTGCAGACTACATGTCTACGATGAAAATGATCCATGAAGGAATACTAAAAAAGACTGGGTTAAGTGGGGCCTGGCAATGGAGAACAATGACAGGCCAATCCATCAACCTGGATTACGAAAGGAAGAGGCAATGTTTAATAAAAGAGATCTGTAAATAACTTCCTTTAAAGCCATACTTTGAAATTCCCATTGCTCCAGGTCAATGAGGATAGTTCAATATTTAAGTGTGACTGTACCACTGCAAGGGAGTCAAGAAGAACAGCTTgtgtataattaaaataatttgtgttaaGTGGTTAAAAACTTTGACATCTTATTAACATCTTTGTAATTTTAATGCAGGAATactatttaaatgcatttattacagatTTAAAGTAATCAAGTAAACATGGCATGTGCAAACGTTTGGGCACTCTGTCAGTTAATACTTCACATTTGGCAGGTAATATTTCCTGTGGCCAGTCTTTCTATTGGAATTTTAACCCCCCACTCTTCCTTACATAACCTTTCTAGTTCAGAAACATTCATGGTGTCCTAGCATGCACTGCACATTTGGGACCTCCACACAGAAGTCTGGGGACTCTGACAGTCATTCTAAAAACATCATCTTTCTTTCTGGTGAGGACTTTGGTAaggtatgcttgggatcattgtaTTAGTGCattgtacaaaatatacagtatttttgtcTACTCCTCCACTTATTCTCAGCCTGTTTGATAAGAAGTTATTATCCAAATCCCAGGttagacactgctgttgtaaacTCACTTTATGAAACTAGAGCAATTAAActtaaaaaggaacaaaaacttAAGTCAGAAAATCAAGTCAAAATTCTCTTAATTTACAGGCTCTCTGCCACACACTTATTGAGTTCTATACTGAGCTGTGCCATCCTTGCTATTCTAGAAGGAAACTGACAGGTGACAGCTGCATTGCCATGGAGCAGGGAGGGTCAGGGAGTGTGTGAAAATTAATCTGTTGGAATGCAGAACTGGAATGTTGCATTTGCCAGGGACCGGgtgcaaactgcacacatatttacacattaaTCTTTTGGGATATgatcaacatacaaaaaaaaataaaaaaaataaaaaaagactccaGAAAGACTAAAATAATGAGCCACAGAAAACTGgcagtgattgtgtgtttgtgagagagaaaagagattGGTGTCAGAtggcaaaaatatttacaataaggGGATGTGGAAAATCAGGTAAAATACCTCTGTCACTGTCATTGTTTTCAGAGAATGAAATTGTGAGAGGAGAACTTATACAGTGTGTAAACACTCTTCGGACAATAAACCCAGtgagaaaggaaaggagagcGAACAATAAGGAATTGACAAGACTGGGAGTGGGGATCAAGGGGTCAGGTTATGTGGGTGGCAGGGGGTGCCGAGCTGccaaaatattctgaaaatcTGGCTCACTGGTACTGAGGTCAGAGGCCACAGATCAGAAATGCAAAATTCTGGAGAGCAAGAGCAGCTAAAGATGCTGGTTTGTCCAGCATACAGACACAACATTGTGAGGGCTTGTGGGCTAGATTGCATCATGAGAACCCGGCACCAGGACATATAAGGATGACAGTATATCCTAGAGCACAGACACTACAGCACAACAATTTACAGACAGCATATATCAATGAACCCAAGAAGATCACAACATACGTCAATGTGTGTAATGCCTGGCAGTTAAAGTGCTTAGGCCTCCCACAGGCTTTGACCTGACTTTACATTGCCGTGCACAGTAAAGAGCACTGCATAATGCAGCGGATAGCCTGCGCTGTTCTAGGGATGGAAACTGATTGAATCTGGGGTCAGTGCCATTGAACACAGGACCACTTGCAGTACAGACACTAGAGCATAATGGCACTAAAAAGCAaggaacaaatacatttatatgacGAAGTGATCTTTGATCGTGGTTATATTTTGGAAATATCGCTAATTTAGCTTCAGAGGCCTGAGGAAATCAATGAGCGCTACCATAAGCAGAACATAAATTcacaactgcaaaacaaatttGATAGAAATAAACCTGTTCCCGTTACTTGGCTTCATACTTGGCTTGGTCAAGCATATTTTCAGATCACCCTTTGTAACCTCTTTGGTTGTATTGAAAAAACTGGATGCTCATTGAACCGTCTAATCATAATTATAAAGATCCTGAATGTTCGTCGTAAATCCGGGGCatctaattttttaaaattatacaagaaaaaaaaacaattaggaGTGAAAGATacaaacattataaataaagtGTCATCTTTATAAGCAGTGATTCTTTATCATTATAACAAAATGACAGTTGACTTCAGAGTAAAGGTTCTGTATTCAAGTACCTGACCAATCTTTTCCACTCTTTCGTTGACTCTTTCTCTTGCTCCATCCCAGTCATCAATGCATCCTGCCGTTGTTCGTTTTGCCCATCAATACCCGCTTAACTTCACCCCAGCCAAACTTTCTTTGCTTCAGAGATGCCTTCTTTTCTCTGTGCCCTATCTCCTCTCTGCGTATTCCGTGTTTATCTGCAGTTCTCTGCCTACCTACACTGTCTTTTGAATGtcaatctctctttctttcctctcacagtgagccctctgtgttctctccttccttcccctttgctctctctctctctttcactctctttcgCTGAGTGTGGGATTGTGTGACTTGGGCATTTGAAAAcagctgtcctctctctctccctctgtcattTGATACCAAGTCCCCACCTATATTAACCCCCTTTTAAAGGCCTAGCTCTCTAGTAAGCATCGACAAATTATGTCGCCCATCTTTCCATACATCTTCAGTATTAAgagatttaaatgaattatgaatagCTTTTCAGTGTGACCATACCATAATTCCCTCTAGCCTTCTCCCTCATTGCCAACATATTCTTGTGTCAGTTATGCTGACGCTGTAGTAACCCTTCCACCTTTACCATAATTTCCCCAATTTGTCCAATTGGTTTCTAAGACTACTTGATTTTGGATAGCGGTAGGGAAAGAGTAAAGTGAAACAGGACATGTGTGAGGGCACGTGCGTGCCTGAGTTGAGAGGGGGGTTACTAAGGAAAGACGAAGCGTGGGAATGAAACATTTTCCAGGttttttcagttctgtggaAAACAAGAGTGGGAACAATTAATACACTGTGACCAAAGCTGAGAGGCAgcggagagggtgagggagacaGACTTTGGACACAGTCTAATATGATATCAGACTAAGAGTGCAGGAGGGTCAGCTCTACTCACAGTCCGCACATCAGAGCacaaagacagagagcgagTGGACTGGTGAGGTTAATGAAGAGGGCAGGAACAGAGAAGAACAGTGCCCAATCTATAATTACCCCCATCACAAGTGACTGGCCACATAACTTGCATAGCTTCCAACGGTGACGGTGTGCCTGGACgaggagtcagagagaggaaTGGGTACGCACAGACACTCAAACCAAATACATAGGCACCAAAAAGGAGACATACAGATGCAATATATATCGCAcaataacacacagacactcatacgATTATcttgcatataaacacacacacacacacacacacacacggaaacagAGACATACATACCAAGAAAGTTCAATAAAGCACCATTTTCTCATTAAATTGAGCTCTTTATTGGAACTTAAAAAcagtacagaaataaaaaatgtgtgtttaggtATGTCCCACTTAGGTTTgtgactgtttgtgtgcatgagagaaggagaagaattAACCAGGAGCGGAGGGAATTCGATTTAGAGGATCGTAGCAGATGGGACAGCAGAACAGAGAACGGCTGAAAAAGGAGCAGCAGAACAGAGCGTGCGTGGAAATAGGAACATCATGTCAAACATTAAAATTATCAACACCATTTACCTCATTAAATACAGCACAGTTCCACCTgcgtccacacacacatccaatgTTAGCATCTGACGCAGAGTATCAttgcagtaataataatgtgcacATTGACTTTATTCTATACATAACTGTAAATGAGCATGATACCAGTGTAATGGCTCATCAGAGACCATTTGTTCTGAATTACAACTGCTTACAGCAGCGAACTGCGGTTACTGATGCCAGGAATGGTATGTATGCTTAAGCCAGGGAAGGGGGGTTAGGGAAGAGCATCTTCTCAGTTCTACCTCATCCGTGCTTTCAAATCGGTTGAAAATTGTGATGAATGAAGTATCGCAGCCTCCCTTCTCTGCATCCGTGGTTAAGCTTCAGTCAACACCAAGCCGCCAGGTTCAATGAAGATGTCGCGGTGCTGGCTCGctaaagaggaagaggaagagggtggTGTAGGTGGGGCCCACCTAGGGGCTGTGACGCTGAGGGGAGATGGCGCGAGTGTGGCTCTACGTGCTCAGAGGGGTGGAGGGTCGCACTGCGTTAAAGGGTGTGTCGGGGAAGATTCTGGGGTGGCTCCACTGGGAGGTTGTTCTTGGCCTCTCCCACCACATCCTGGGAAATGGGTGGGTTAGCacctggagaaggagagggggcattaaaaacacaaagaggcACTATGCAAGCCTACTGGAGGTAGGTCCTTTCTTtacaacacaatacaacacattttcccatttttactctgtccctctcacctTCTTCTAGTTTCTTCAACCCTTCCTGAAATTGTAGCTCGTTATTAGGGCCTGTAGGGGGCTGCCCTTCCGGTGCCTGTGCTACTTTCTGTCTCTGGGACATCTCCATTACTGcctgaagaaaaacagaaaaagggggCAATTCAAACCCTTCTTAAGAATATACATAATTTCACTGAATGAAACATCCTAGATTTTTCCAGTGAAACTCTGGCACTGTCACCCCTGACCCTCACCTGCTGGTACTCTTTCCTCTGTGCCTCCAGGGCCTTGCCCCTctccttcagcagctcctgCTCGTGCCGCAGAGACGCGGCCCTCCTGCCCAGTTCCATCTCCTTCTCCCGGAGCTCCGTCTCAAACTTCTGTAGCTCCGCCTCCGAGTACACAGGCTTTGTGTTGTCCAGGGTCTTCAACAGAAAAACGATCACGTCAGTCTCACCACCACTATGGCTATGTCTCTAGACATAGTTTGCTTAAGCCAAGACAAAGACCCCTCCATAAATCATAgcataattatttattcttaaatATGTACTACACAAAACTTCAAACTGACATAATAAAAAACTGATCCGGAGGAAAATACCTTATTTTGGAATATTGCTGAAATGTGCCTCTTCATGGTTATCGGGGAAATACAGTACCTTCTTAATATATCTcaatatttgtttaaatctaAAGAAGGTTTCTGGACTGCACAATTGCAACTCTTgtcaaacaaatgcatttccaGCATCTTTAAAGGtgtactgtatctgtatctTTAGAACAGCAATTAGATTTTTTCACAAATCTTCTCCATGATTTAGCAAATtacatacacaaataaagaCCTGTACATTTCAATCTTATGATGAGAAAAGCAGATTTATGGACCATTGATTCACTTCAGTCAATTAGTTGAtcagttaaataattttgataCCTGTTTTTATGTAATTCACGGAATGCATATCTATGAaagacataatgtggcttaagatgGTAAATGATCCTTTCATTATCAAAACCAGCAAACACCTTGTTAAAATTccgggattgcaattgtggttgaaaCATGAACCAGCATAGACAGAGGGTCTGCAGTACCAAGGTTGGGAATCATCATCATCGTTCCACAGCACAGTGGCCAACATTGCTGGATTTCTCTTTGTCCAGAGGAAAGAGTGCCCCCCACTGGCGCACTAACACCTCCAGCAGATGCAACATTTTCCCaaggtggtctcccatccaagtaccaAGCAAGCCCAAGCCTGTTTAGCTTAAACAATTTACCATGAGAAGGTTGGTATGGTTGCTAGCAAGTTATATGGAGTATAAAAAGAACTAAAAGGATATAAGGTGCTATAATATTAACTAAAAAAGGAACCGTAGAGCCACAAAGAAAATCGTTAGAATCACCAGCAAATAGATTGCTATCTCAACCTCATAGCAATTTCAATTGAGTTTTAAATTGCAATTCaattaattgaataataataatttcaatgaattgttattatttcaagtgaattttctttgtttaattcATGTGGTTGAAGAGAAAATGGGAGTAAGTCAAAATATTTGTTCCGTATAATGAAATAGGGCACATAAATTAtaagacaaaacaaactgaaggtAGCAGGTTAACTGTCATTCTTTGTCATAAAGTCATTCTAGTTTGACTCAACCAGGAACAAAGAATTATTTTGATCTCTTAACCAAAGGAGGAATGCATCTTTATGAATCCTGCATGCTTGGTATTGAGCCCTATTTGCATAGAAATGGTcattttgacagaaaaatacatGCAAGTAAACAACTGAAATATACATGACCAAGATTAAGCATCTCTGCTGTTATGTTCCTGATAGTTCACTTCATGTGCTTCCCACCCATTGTGGGGGCTTAGTGCATcatatgtaattttaaaaaaatggtacTGGCGGTGGTTTAAACAGGCACAAAAACATCCCATAGCCTTTTGCGGATTCCCCTCTCAGAAGTATCTCTCAAATGAGCAATTAGGAAAAATATTCAGTTACATATTGTGAGTGTATTCATGTTGTGACAACATTAGACAGGGAAGGATGAGTCATTCTTTACATACAGAAGTAACAGTGTTAATATAACATATAAATGCTTTGCATATTACTATTCCTACAAGAATTTAAACTCTTTCTCACCTCCCATTCTTTAGGATTGTTGAACTCTTTCTTCTCTGTCGATTTCAGGAACTCCTCTAGGCTGACGAGACGATCATGATTGGTATCCACCTACCAAAAACAATTGGGGgaataaaaaaggtaaataagGTATGAATAACCTTCAACAGGGGTTACCAAACTGTCAGAGGATTAGCTGATTGCTGGGTATTGCAATGGGGACAGTACGGTAATATGAAGTCATTACAATACAATTACGATAAATGCAAGACATGGAATAGACAGAATTATGTACTTTAGCTTTTACTTTATGTACTATTGTGAATGCTACGCTTGTGCTCTATGGACTTTCTGAGGCACAGAGGCAAATAATACATAGACAGCAATCGAGGGATGGATGGTtatgaaagagaaagggaagacTGACATTCTTCATCACATGTTCTCTCATCCTCAgcctctcttcctccatctccatcATATCATCCTCTTCATTCCTGGGGTCATACACCTTTGCCAGCTGAAGGGGAAAGAGGGGTGGGGAAGGaaagggggtgagagagagagagagagagagatttagagtaaaatttaaaaaaagaatttatttatAGTTATTTTCACTTAGATGTCAGTATAAATGTTCAGAATCTATATACAttgtcacactttttttctcctaGTAATTGGGaatattgttaaaatgtgtatgCCTGTACAAATAACACTGTAGACCATGTTAACGTTGACAGTTATCATTATTAACTGCTGAAAAAtcgaagaaaacatttttgcagaaatggcaaaaaaggggaaactgccaaaaaatggcaaaaatcaTGGAATCCATGACACCCGTGACTTCcctgacaaacacccagccttacaCATTGCACATATACATTTACTGGAGGCAGCAGACCACTAGCAGTGATaccaaacagacagagaaggatTGTAATACCTCTTTAGTGAACAAAGCCTCCAGTTCTTGCTCATCCAAAACTCCATCTCCATTGGtatctttgaaaaaaattgtgtcagaAGCAGAATTACAACATAGTACCTTCATGGACATTTTAATAAGGACCTGTTATGCAATACCACAAATAAAATCAGAGCCAAataattcaatacattttcttttttcatagaATTCATAGTGGAAGCCATTTTGCAAAAGAGGGAGTGCAGCATTAGTCCATAAAACAAGGCTCTTCAACCATTtcttcaacatttaaaaattgtacaTAATGGCTAAACATTTCCCATACTATTTATAAAAGTAGAAAATAAATGATGTACTATTTAAGTTTGTATACACACTGAATGTGAACAGCACAAGTAGCTGCATATCTATTCATTTGCTGTTACTGAGAGGCCCGCTGACACTGCAAAGACTCTTCAGAATTCAGGTTTTCCTCAGGAAAATAGTTAGTAAAGGGGGAAGTGACTCAGGCGTTAAGCAGCGGTGGCATAAACCGGCAAGCTGTGGTATTCACACGGAACAGTGGAGTAGTGCCGTTCCTTAATTTAGGTCAACTGtcaaaaaagaagcagaagccGTGTGCTAGGGGAAGACTGGTGAACAGACCGTGGAGTTTGAAGAAGGTTTTGGGGTTGAACTCCTGAGGGTCTAGGCCATCGGTCTCCTCCCACACTTCTCTGAGCTGAGCCACGCTACCCTGAGGTAGAGGGAAGAGATAAGGAAGGTGAGAATAGCGCACTGCATGTTCACAACAATGCAGCAGAGTGAAGACCACACTAACGCAGGCCAGGTGTGAGACGAGGTTGGGTATGCGCACAGACAGGCGAAAATGCCTGCCTCTAGAGCATTTGTGCCTCTTTACCCTGATCTCTatgtccttctctctccttaATTTCATCCCTCAGCAACCACATCTCTCTTCGCCACCTCTCTCTAACTGCAttctgcatttgtatttgttctaatattgtagcttgttcttctccctagtttggcctGGCATaaattaggtcagaataatgttaattacgtgaactgaactgtgtgcTTGGCTATAAacagctgtacgaaatgagtattgtaccttattgaacctgtgttttgaatttgtccaatgaccatgatatgcacttttgtacgtcactttggataaaagcatctgataaataaatgtgatgtaatgtaatgcattccCTTCCTGCCACCTGCCCTGACCTCTGCTCCCTTCTCTCTTACCGGAGCATTGACTTTAGGGTGCTGTCTGTGCTTCTCCTTTAACTCCTCCagcctcttctcctccttctccctcttctcctcatCCAGGCTCTTCAGGTACTCCCTCCTCTCGTGCTCCTTCAGCATCTCGTAGCGCTTGAACTCCTCATGGCGCTCTGCGTCGTAGCTCTCCAGGTCCTTGGTCGCCTGTCGCAGACAGattggatgggccccatgagGCAACAAAGCCAGAAAACAAAGCCCTACAGGAGACTTCATTCATAACGTCCTGTTTCACGGTTAATTCATGTCTTTCAAATCTTTATGATTAACTTTGCTCCCAAGGTTAAACTGTATGTTGCCATGGTATCTCCCCAATCTTGCTTTCTATGCTCTCTGAAtcacatcacccccccccccccatcccccacttTGTTACCGTGGAGATGAGGAGCTCCAAGTCTTTGGCTTCAAACGTGTTCTGGTTGTGGGGGTCCAGGTGCTCAAACTGCTTTAGCAGCGAGGCATGGTCTATCTGCATGTCTGGGAAGAGAAGGGGCAACATTAGACTTGGATTAGCACTGGACACTTTGGGGACACAGAAGGTTTAATGCACCAAAATCATTACATTGCAATGATATCTACGTGGGTGAAAATGCTAACTCTTTGTGATGATTTTGTTATCAACTGTATTATTAGTCAATGGAAATTCAACAAtctgttttcaattcattttcaaatgaagctTTGTGGAGCTTTTCTGATGGatcagacaaaaaataaaaaaattatttaacaatGCTGAATAATAATTTCTGGATGAAACTTAATACCCTACAATCCGTTCATTGTAAAATTTGGGAAGGTTTTCCATCATGTTGTCCTGACTCCATTTAAACTAATAAAACCATAAGGGATCACACTCAACTGCAATGTACTATCATATAGAGGCTTGTAACAGTAATGGTACAGTGCTTTCAGAAGGTTTTCATACCCCGTGGTAGGGTCCTGACATATTTCGATATATTGATATTTCTTAATATGAGGCTCATATCGATATTGATAATATGACAATTTCTTACGACAATgacttccctctctcactgtgtgtgttggtactgTTCatacaccctctccctctctcactgtgtgtgttggtactgTTCatacaccctctccctctctcactgtgtgtgttggtactgttcaacacctctccctctctcactgtgtgtgttggtactgTTCatacaccctcccccctctcactgTGTTTGTTGGTACTGTTCATACACCCTTCCCTCTTCACTGTGGTGTTGTACTTTCATACTCTCTTCtactgtgtgtgttggtactgttcacaccctctcctctctcactgtgtgtgttggtactgttcaacacctctccctctctcactgtgtgtgttggtactgTTCAtacaccctctccccctct
Protein-coding sequences here:
- the LOC135248027 gene encoding nucleobindin-2-like, with amino-acid sequence MTVALQWLLPLSILLGVWSVPIDHNTKPQETVPPQEPKQEESVDTGLYYDRYLREVIEVLETDPHFREKLQSANTEDIKNGRLSKELDLVGHNVRTRLDELKRQEVSRLRMLLKAKMDSTNTHNMQIDHASLLKQFEHLDPHNQNTFEAKDLELLISTATKDLESYDAERHEEFKRYEMLKEHERREYLKSLDEEKREKEEKRLEELKEKHRQHPKVNAPGSVAQLREVWEETDGLDPQEFNPKTFFKLHDTNGDGVLDEQELEALFTKELAKVYDPRNEEDDMMEMEEERLRMREHVMKNVDTNHDRLVSLEEFLKSTEKKEFNNPKEWETLDNTKPVYSEAELQKFETELREKEMELGRRAASLRHEQELLKERGKALEAQRKEYQQAVMEMSQRQKVAQAPEGQPPTGPNNELQFQEGLKKLEEGANPPISQDVVGEAKNNLPVEPPQNLPRHTL